In Bradyrhizobium sp. 1(2017), one DNA window encodes the following:
- a CDS encoding aminoglycoside phosphotransferase family protein, translating to MSMTLPHFTDAESFCAFRTDASRWLSIALDIARGHGLDAGAPHVFATGTNLVVGLGDKLILKIFPPLLRAQFVSERGSLTQLKGRLHLPIPEIVAEGERDGWPYLVITRLAGTLGSEVWPHLPEDQKEHLLRQIGETIAAVQRAPLGALAQIEPRWADFMRRQMQGCRARHTRLGLAPRFLAGLDDLLRDAEKLIPMDAPPVILTGEYIPENFLLGCDDGNWSLKGLFDFGDVLAGWRDYDLLGPSAFMAAGRPGRVKSLLEGFGDAKLDFAFKRRLMALMLLHRASDLNSHVCIEGWQEKAANLIELQEMIWPG from the coding sequence ATGTCGATGACACTGCCTCACTTCACCGATGCGGAAAGCTTTTGCGCCTTTCGTACCGATGCCTCGCGATGGCTATCCATCGCGCTCGACATCGCGCGTGGCCATGGCCTTGATGCCGGCGCGCCGCATGTCTTTGCGACCGGCACCAACCTCGTGGTCGGACTCGGCGACAAGCTGATCCTGAAGATCTTCCCGCCGCTGCTGCGCGCGCAATTCGTCTCAGAGCGCGGCTCGCTGACGCAGCTCAAGGGCCGTCTGCATCTGCCGATCCCCGAAATCGTCGCAGAGGGCGAGCGCGACGGCTGGCCCTATCTGGTCATCACCCGCCTTGCCGGCACGCTCGGCTCCGAGGTCTGGCCGCATCTGCCGGAAGACCAGAAGGAGCACCTGCTGCGCCAGATCGGCGAGACCATCGCCGCCGTGCAGCGCGCCCCGCTCGGCGCGCTCGCGCAGATCGAGCCGCGCTGGGCCGACTTCATGCGCCGGCAGATGCAGGGCTGCAGGGCGCGGCATACGCGTCTCGGCCTCGCGCCCAGGTTTCTCGCCGGGCTCGACGATCTCCTGCGCGATGCGGAGAAGCTGATCCCGATGGACGCGCCGCCGGTGATCCTGACCGGCGAATACATCCCGGAGAACTTCCTGCTCGGCTGCGACGACGGCAACTGGTCGCTCAAGGGCCTGTTCGATTTCGGCGACGTGCTCGCAGGGTGGCGCGATTACGATCTGCTCGGTCCCAGCGCCTTCATGGCGGCGGGCCGGCCGGGCCGGGTAAAGAGCCTGCTGGAAGGCTTCGGCGACGCAAAGCTGGACTTCGCGTTCAAGCGCCGCCTGATGGCCCTGATGCTGTTGCACCGCGCCAGCGATCTCAACAGCCATGTCTGCATCGAGGGCTGGCAGGAGAAGGCGGCCAATCTGATCGAGCTGCAGGAGATGATCTGGCCGGGGTGA
- the ugpB gene encoding sn-glycerol-3-phosphate ABC transporter substrate-binding protein UgpB has translation MGRAIVISALRLLPVVAIVAALTFISKAQAATEIAWWHAMSGELGKQLEKLAADFNASQSDYRIVPSYKGNYTETVTAAIFAFRSRSQPAIVQVNEVATATMTAAKGAIYPVFSLMRDQGEPFSLDDYLPAVSGYYTDAAGNLLSFPFNSSTPILYYNKTMFRDAGLDPETPPKTWPELGAAAKRLRDRGAACGFTTSWPSWIHVENFSAFHNLPLATRANGFAGLDAELTINNPSLVQHIAALSEWQKTKLFDYSGRGQSAEPRFQKGECGIFIGSSATRADIKANSKFEIGYGMMPYWPDVKGAPQNSIIGGATLWVLRDRPREEYKGVARFFAYLSQPGVQAAWHQNTGYLPITRAAFELTRSQGFYERNPGSAISFEEITLNPPTENSKGIRLGSFNLIRGAIEEELEQAFAGQKSAQAALDSAVERGNKLLRQFERASPDR, from the coding sequence ATGGGAAGAGCCATCGTGATTTCAGCCTTGCGCCTATTGCCGGTCGTCGCCATCGTTGCGGCGCTCACGTTCATCTCGAAAGCGCAGGCGGCAACCGAGATCGCGTGGTGGCACGCCATGTCCGGCGAGCTCGGCAAGCAACTGGAAAAGCTCGCTGCCGACTTCAACGCCTCGCAGTCCGATTACCGCATAGTGCCGAGCTACAAGGGCAACTACACCGAGACGGTGACTGCGGCGATCTTCGCCTTCCGCTCGCGCAGCCAGCCCGCCATCGTCCAGGTCAACGAGGTCGCCACCGCCACCATGACCGCGGCCAAGGGCGCGATCTACCCGGTGTTCAGCCTGATGCGGGACCAGGGCGAGCCGTTCTCGCTGGATGACTACCTTCCCGCCGTGTCCGGCTACTACACCGACGCGGCCGGCAATCTGTTGTCGTTCCCGTTCAACTCCTCGACGCCGATCCTCTATTACAACAAGACCATGTTCCGCGATGCGGGCCTCGATCCGGAGACACCGCCGAAGACCTGGCCGGAATTGGGGGCTGCCGCAAAACGCCTGCGCGATCGCGGCGCGGCCTGCGGTTTCACCACGTCCTGGCCGTCCTGGATCCATGTCGAGAATTTCTCCGCCTTCCACAATCTGCCGCTGGCGACGCGCGCGAACGGCTTTGCTGGATTGGATGCGGAATTGACCATCAACAACCCGTCGCTCGTGCAGCACATCGCAGCGCTCAGCGAGTGGCAGAAGACCAAGTTGTTCGACTATAGCGGCCGCGGCCAGTCGGCGGAGCCACGGTTTCAGAAGGGCGAATGCGGCATCTTCATCGGTTCCTCGGCGACCCGCGCCGACATCAAGGCGAACTCGAAATTCGAGATCGGCTACGGCATGATGCCGTACTGGCCCGACGTGAAGGGCGCGCCGCAGAATTCGATCATCGGCGGTGCCACGCTCTGGGTGCTGCGCGACCGGCCGCGCGAGGAATACAAGGGCGTGGCGCGGTTCTTCGCCTATCTGTCGCAGCCCGGCGTGCAGGCCGCCTGGCACCAGAACACCGGGTACTTGCCGATCACCCGCGCCGCCTTCGAGCTGACGCGCTCGCAGGGCTTCTACGAGCGCAATCCGGGCTCGGCGATCTCGTTCGAGGAGATCACGCTCAATCCGCCGACGGAGAATTCAAAGGGCATCCGGCTCGGCTCCTTCAACCTGATCCGCGGTGCGATCGAGGAAGAGCTGGAGCAGGCCTTTGCCGGCCAGAAGAGCGCGCAGGCAGCGCTCGATTCCGCCGTCGAACGCGGCAACAAGCTGCTGCGCCAGTTCGAGCGCGCAAGTCCGGACCGGTAG
- a CDS encoding TRAP transporter substrate-binding protein: MLSRAELSRAGVIFVALLLTVWTTGAVAREFRAADTQAENYPTVQALRYMGALIAERTGGRHEIKVFHSRQLGEERETIEQTRAGAIDLNRTNVALIGNFVPAMNVLAMPFLFRSIEHMQKVLDGPVGSEILNSFEPYGFVGLAFYDSGARSIYNGLRPVRNVADLKGLRIRVQQSELMSQMIRSLGAEPVELPYGQVLTGLANHLIDGAENNWPSFVTTDHYKYAGHYTLTAHTMSPEVLVISLKAWQSLSAEEQTIFREAAQRSSHFMREKWRDLEEQSQRKAEAAGVTIIREIDRQPFEDAMAPIYANTARDPSAAALIERIRKVE; the protein is encoded by the coding sequence GTGCTGAGCCGTGCCGAACTCTCGCGGGCCGGGGTGATCTTCGTCGCGCTTCTGCTGACCGTCTGGACGACGGGCGCCGTCGCACGCGAATTTCGCGCCGCCGACACCCAGGCCGAGAATTATCCGACCGTCCAGGCGCTGCGCTACATGGGCGCCCTGATCGCCGAGCGCACCGGCGGGCGGCACGAGATCAAGGTGTTCCATTCCCGCCAGCTCGGTGAGGAAAGGGAGACCATCGAGCAGACCCGGGCCGGCGCCATCGACCTCAACCGGACCAACGTGGCGCTGATCGGCAATTTCGTCCCGGCGATGAACGTGCTGGCGATGCCGTTCCTGTTCCGGTCCATCGAGCACATGCAGAAGGTGCTGGACGGGCCGGTCGGCAGCGAGATCTTAAACAGTTTCGAGCCTTATGGCTTCGTCGGGCTCGCCTTCTACGATTCCGGCGCGCGCTCGATCTATAATGGTCTTCGCCCGGTCCGGAACGTCGCGGACCTCAAGGGGTTGCGGATCCGGGTGCAGCAGTCGGAGTTGATGAGCCAGATGATTCGCTCGCTCGGCGCCGAACCGGTCGAGCTGCCCTACGGGCAGGTGCTCACCGGGCTTGCCAACCATCTGATCGACGGCGCCGAAAACAACTGGCCATCCTTCGTGACGACAGACCATTACAAGTACGCCGGCCATTACACCCTCACCGCGCACACGATGAGCCCGGAGGTGCTGGTGATCTCGCTGAAGGCCTGGCAGAGCCTCTCGGCGGAGGAGCAGACCATCTTCAGGGAGGCCGCGCAGCGCTCCAGCCACTTCATGCGCGAGAAATGGCGCGACCTGGAGGAACAGTCGCAGCGCAAGGCGGAAGCCGCCGGCGTCACCATCATCAGAGAGATCGACCGCCAGCCGTTCGAGGACGCCATGGCTCCGATCTATGCCAACACCGCGCGCGATCCGTCCGCAGCTGCGCTGATCGAACGCATCCGCAAGGTGGAGTAG
- a CDS encoding sensor histidine kinase, with protein MAAAGHSEHADRPAGPLGRLRARLVGVLRAVPIRWRILSIAALNSAVVVVLVGMIWNGAQVLGSAWEDVRQVRESDRILALLESETGRLQNLIHRYINQPSPDLFAEILLLREAVLGTLTNRATKDPMLSGSVEELERTTDRFLNGFGELRGVQATIAKTYEEQVQGPAKDMAGLYSIIEGATGHRDALIWPSLGKSREAFTAMLVAANSYYLSLSPGAADDARRNTETIEKTIPVMIDLADNDLQRMALRRLGARTTALREGFAKLSEQLASRTELLRNTIDASQAEAIGAIDDLSTKMRQREQKAQETFDRTLADISRRVLSIAVIFLGIILTAGVMIALSIRLPLQQIMTAMRAITLGDLDREVQGTKARDEVGAMARAVEVFRENAIAKRETEDELRASKEKAESALLELNTAQQNLIDAERLAALGGLVAGVAHEVNNPIGISLTVASSFARRTEIFEAQLKGDGALRRSQLEEFVQSSRDASQQLVANLQRAGELIQSFKQVAVDRSHAERRQFSLSEATDQIIASLRPVLKRAPITLQVDVPEGLLLDGYPGSYGQILTNLFLNAANHAFADGRAGTIAISARPRGADDIEISFADDGAGMTPDVQRQAFDPFFTTRRNEGGTGLGLHIVYNLVTQQLGGRMMLESKLGQGTTFRIIMPRVARGGAQNTESDGTSQWPNRTMSST; from the coding sequence TTGGCCGCAGCCGGACATAGCGAGCACGCGGACAGGCCGGCCGGCCCGCTCGGGCGGCTGCGCGCGCGGCTGGTCGGCGTGCTGCGGGCGGTGCCGATCCGCTGGCGCATCCTGTCGATCGCGGCGCTGAACTCCGCCGTGGTGGTGGTGCTGGTCGGGATGATCTGGAACGGCGCGCAGGTCCTGGGCTCGGCCTGGGAGGACGTGCGGCAGGTGCGCGAGTCCGACCGGATCCTGGCGCTGCTCGAAAGCGAGACCGGGCGGCTGCAAAACCTGATCCACCGCTACATCAACCAGCCGAGTCCGGACCTGTTCGCCGAGATCCTCCTGCTGCGCGAGGCGGTGCTGGGCACGCTGACCAACCGCGCCACCAAGGACCCGATGCTGTCGGGCTCGGTCGAGGAGCTCGAACGCACCACCGACCGCTTCCTCAACGGCTTCGGCGAGCTGCGCGGCGTGCAGGCCACCATCGCCAAGACCTATGAGGAGCAGGTCCAGGGTCCGGCCAAGGACATGGCGGGGCTCTATTCGATCATCGAAGGCGCGACCGGCCATCGCGACGCCCTGATCTGGCCGTCGCTCGGCAAATCCCGCGAGGCCTTCACCGCCATGCTGGTCGCGGCCAATTCCTATTATCTGTCGCTGTCGCCTGGCGCCGCCGACGACGCCCGCCGCAACACCGAGACGATCGAGAAGACCATCCCCGTGATGATCGATCTCGCCGACAACGACCTCCAGCGCATGGCCCTGCGGCGGCTCGGCGCCCGGACCACCGCGCTGCGCGAGGGTTTTGCAAAGCTCTCCGAGCAGCTGGCGAGCCGGACCGAGCTGCTCCGCAACACCATCGACGCCAGCCAGGCCGAGGCGATCGGCGCCATCGACGATCTCTCGACCAAGATGCGCCAGCGCGAGCAGAAGGCGCAGGAGACCTTCGACCGCACGCTGGCGGACATCTCACGCCGCGTGCTGTCGATCGCGGTGATCTTCCTCGGCATCATCCTCACCGCCGGCGTGATGATCGCGCTGTCGATCCGCCTGCCGCTGCAGCAGATCATGACCGCGATGCGCGCGATCACGCTCGGCGACCTCGACCGCGAGGTGCAGGGCACCAAGGCACGCGACGAGGTCGGCGCCATGGCGCGCGCGGTCGAGGTATTCCGCGAGAACGCGATCGCCAAGCGCGAGACCGAGGACGAGCTGCGCGCGTCCAAGGAGAAGGCCGAGAGCGCACTGCTCGAGCTCAACACCGCGCAGCAGAACCTGATCGACGCCGAGCGGCTCGCCGCGCTCGGCGGCCTGGTTGCCGGCGTCGCGCACGAGGTCAACAACCCGATCGGCATCAGCCTCACCGTGGCCTCCAGCTTTGCCCGGCGCACCGAGATCTTCGAGGCCCAGCTCAAGGGCGACGGGGCCTTGCGCCGCTCACAGCTGGAGGAATTCGTACAATCCTCGCGCGACGCCTCGCAGCAGCTCGTCGCCAACCTGCAGCGCGCCGGCGAGCTGATCCAGTCGTTCAAGCAGGTCGCGGTCGACCGGTCCCATGCCGAGCGGCGGCAGTTCTCGCTCAGCGAGGCCACCGACCAGATCATCGCCAGCCTGCGTCCGGTGCTGAAGCGCGCGCCGATCACGCTTCAGGTCGACGTGCCCGAGGGGCTGCTGCTCGACGGCTATCCCGGCTCCTACGGCCAGATCCTGACCAACCTGTTCCTCAATGCCGCCAACCACGCCTTCGCCGACGGCCGGGCCGGCACGATCGCGATCTCGGCGCGGCCGCGCGGGGCCGACGACATCGAGATCAGCTTCGCCGACGACGGGGCCGGGATGACCCCCGACGTGCAGCGCCAAGCCTTTGACCCATTCTTTACCACTCGGCGCAATGAAGGTGGTACGGGACTCGGCCTGCATATCGTCTATAACCTCGTGACCCAGCAGCTCGGCGGCCGCATGATGCTGGAATCCAAGCTGGGACAAGGCACTACTTTTCGGATTATCATGCCCCGCGTCGCCAGGGGCGGCGCGCAAAACACAGAAAGTGACGGGACTTCTCAATGGCCGAACAGGACGATGTCCTCCACCTGA
- a CDS encoding ATP-binding response regulator, with protein MAEQDDVLHLIDDTGTASEDANARKWKIAVIDDDPAVHDGTRFALSDYSLNGQSLEILSAYSAAEGRKLMAEHGDIAAVLLDVIMETDVAGLELVEFIRNEIRNETVRIILRTGQPGQAPERRVIVQYDINDYKAKTELTADKLFTSLTAALRSYQQLERMVQTRRGLEIIIDAASTLYDFKSMQRLAEGVLTQLASLLNVDCAGILVLRDNGGIDPELSVLAGSGCYSRFIGTTTSKALDPDLRAMVEAAFQRRKNEFADHRSVIYLRTGSGREVVVLLQAERELSETDRSLVEIFSSRLSIAFDNVILYQQLQDANTQLEDRVAQRTRALMQANRRLSAQWLRLQRANGFKNEILGTVAHDLKNPLGVILGRTEMLKELISTGASENGVVAQVDHIRDATKRLTTMVDHLISDAMADAFDITIRREPVDVATLVKEVADANHPLAVNKQQTISVTAPPNIVTMCDTDRIREAIDNLISNAIKYSPIGGKIAVAVGHEGGETIVRVSDEGAGLSPEDLGRLFGRFQRLSAKPTGGESSTGLGLSIVKRIIDMHGGEVTADSEGPGKGSTFTITLPATEMPT; from the coding sequence ATGGCCGAACAGGACGATGTCCTCCACCTGATCGACGATACCGGTACCGCGTCGGAGGATGCCAACGCCCGGAAATGGAAGATCGCCGTCATCGACGACGATCCGGCCGTGCATGACGGCACCCGTTTTGCTCTCTCGGATTACAGCTTGAACGGCCAGAGCCTGGAGATCCTGTCGGCCTATTCCGCGGCGGAAGGTCGCAAGCTGATGGCCGAGCACGGCGACATCGCCGCCGTGCTGCTCGACGTCATCATGGAGACCGACGTCGCGGGCCTCGAGCTCGTCGAGTTCATCCGCAACGAGATCAGGAACGAGACCGTCCGCATCATCCTGCGCACCGGCCAGCCCGGCCAGGCGCCGGAGCGGCGCGTGATCGTGCAGTACGACATCAACGACTACAAGGCCAAGACCGAGCTCACCGCCGACAAGCTTTTCACCTCGCTGACCGCGGCGCTGCGCTCCTATCAGCAGCTCGAGCGCATGGTGCAGACGCGGCGCGGGCTGGAAATCATCATCGACGCGGCCTCGACGTTGTACGACTTCAAGTCGATGCAGCGGCTCGCCGAGGGCGTGCTGACCCAGCTCGCCTCGCTGCTCAACGTCGACTGCGCCGGCATCCTGGTCCTGCGTGACAATGGCGGCATCGACCCCGAGCTCTCGGTGCTCGCCGGCAGCGGCTGCTACAGCCGCTTCATCGGCACCACCACGTCGAAGGCACTCGACCCCGATCTGCGGGCGATGGTGGAGGCCGCATTCCAGCGCCGCAAGAACGAGTTCGCCGACCATCGCAGCGTGATCTACTTGCGCACCGGCAGCGGCCGCGAGGTCGTGGTGCTGCTGCAGGCCGAGCGCGAGCTGTCCGAGACCGACCGCTCGCTGGTCGAGATCTTCTCCTCAAGGCTCTCGATCGCCTTCGACAACGTCATCCTCTACCAGCAGCTCCAGGACGCCAACACGCAGCTGGAGGACCGCGTCGCCCAGCGCACCCGCGCGCTGATGCAGGCCAACCGCCGCCTCTCCGCGCAATGGCTGCGGCTGCAGCGCGCCAACGGCTTCAAGAACGAGATCCTGGGCACCGTCGCGCACGATCTGAAAAATCCGCTCGGCGTCATCCTCGGCCGCACCGAGATGCTGAAGGAGCTGATCTCGACCGGCGCCTCGGAAAACGGCGTGGTCGCCCAGGTCGACCACATCCGCGACGCCACCAAGCGGCTGACCACGATGGTCGACCATCTGATCTCGGACGCGATGGCGGATGCCTTCGACATCACCATCCGCCGCGAGCCGGTCGACGTCGCCACCCTGGTCAAGGAAGTCGCCGACGCCAACCACCCGCTGGCGGTCAACAAGCAGCAGACGATCAGCGTCACCGCACCGCCCAACATCGTCACCATGTGCGATACCGACCGCATCCGCGAAGCGATCGACAACCTCATCAGCAACGCCATCAAATACTCGCCGATCGGCGGCAAGATCGCCGTGGCCGTGGGCCATGAGGGCGGCGAAACCATCGTCCGCGTCAGCGACGAGGGCGCCGGCCTGTCGCCGGAGGATCTCGGCCGCCTGTTCGGCCGGTTCCAGCGGCTGTCGGCAAAGCCGACCGGCGGCGAGAGCTCGACGGGGCTTGGGTTGTCCATCGTCAAGCGTATTATCGACATGCATGGCGGCGAGGTGACCGCCGACAGCGAGGGCCCCGGCAAGGGCTCGACCTTCACCATCACCCTTCCCGCGACTGAGATGCCGACCTAG
- a CDS encoding response regulator — MTQSQHIMIVDDEAPAREMVGDYLKMHGFTVTLCDGGKSLRAAIDGSMPDLVVLDLNMPEEDGLSIVRDLKSRINVPVIMLTATASPIDRVVGLELGADDYVAKPCELRELMARIRSVLRRSVPAKAAAPEAAAAKSDKDQLVRFGTKWLDLEAQALRDDEGNEHPLTASEFGLLKVFAANPKRVLSRERLLELANARDAEAFDRAVDLRIMRIRRKIEPDPAKPAVIRTIRGGGYLFSPAGEKA; from the coding sequence ATGACACAAAGCCAGCACATCATGATCGTCGACGACGAGGCCCCGGCCCGGGAGATGGTCGGTGATTACCTCAAGATGCACGGCTTCACCGTGACGCTGTGCGACGGCGGCAAATCCTTGCGCGCCGCGATCGACGGCAGCATGCCCGACCTCGTCGTGCTCGATCTCAACATGCCCGAGGAGGACGGCCTGTCGATCGTCCGCGACCTCAAGAGCCGCATCAACGTGCCCGTGATCATGCTGACGGCGACCGCGAGCCCGATCGACCGCGTCGTCGGGCTCGAGCTCGGCGCCGACGATTACGTGGCAAAGCCGTGCGAGCTGCGCGAGCTGATGGCCCGCATCCGCTCGGTGCTGCGGCGGAGCGTGCCAGCCAAGGCCGCCGCGCCGGAGGCTGCGGCTGCGAAATCCGACAAGGACCAATTGGTGCGCTTCGGCACCAAATGGCTCGATCTCGAAGCGCAGGCCTTGCGCGACGACGAGGGCAACGAGCATCCGCTGACGGCGTCCGAGTTCGGGCTGCTCAAGGTGTTCGCGGCCAATCCGAAGCGTGTGCTGTCGCGCGAGCGCCTGCTGGAGCTCGCCAATGCGCGCGACGCCGAAGCATTCGACCGCGCCGTCGATCTCCGCATCATGCGCATCCGCCGCAAGATCGAGCCCGATCCGGCAAAGCCCGCCGTGATCCGCACCATCCGCGGCGGCGGCTATCTGTTCTCGCCGGCGGGCGAGAAGGCTTGA
- a CDS encoding sigma-70 family RNA polymerase sigma factor encodes MPNVIAINAQASQSIIAVQATSDEMLLESIAGGNRTSMHILYCRHNVRVYRFILRIVRDATTAEDLVSQVFLDVWRTAGQFQGRSQVSTWLLSIARFKALTAMRQRRFEDIDQEDVRQIPDDAETPETSLDRSDTSAILRACVQKLSPAHREIINLVYYHEKSVEEVGQIIGIPQSTVKTRMFYARKQLAELLKGCGVERFAA; translated from the coding sequence ATGCCGAACGTCATCGCCATCAACGCCCAGGCCAGCCAGAGCATCATTGCCGTTCAGGCGACTTCGGACGAAATGCTTCTCGAAAGCATTGCGGGCGGCAACCGGACGTCCATGCACATCCTCTATTGCCGGCACAATGTGCGGGTTTACCGCTTCATCCTGCGCATCGTGCGCGACGCCACCACGGCGGAAGATCTCGTCAGCCAGGTGTTCCTGGACGTGTGGCGCACTGCCGGTCAGTTTCAGGGCCGCTCGCAGGTCTCGACCTGGCTGCTCTCGATCGCCCGCTTCAAGGCCCTGACCGCGATGCGCCAGCGGCGCTTCGAGGATATCGACCAGGAAGACGTGCGCCAGATTCCCGACGATGCGGAGACGCCCGAGACCTCGCTCGACCGCAGCGACACCAGCGCCATCCTGCGCGCCTGCGTGCAGAAGCTGTCGCCCGCCCATCGCGAGATCATTAACCTCGTCTACTACCACGAGAAGTCGGTGGAGGAGGTCGGCCAGATCATCGGCATCCCCCAGAGCACGGTGAAGACCCGCATGTTCTACGCCCGCAAGCAACTGGCCGAATTGCTTAAAGGCTGCGGCGTCGAGCGCTTCGCCGCCTAA
- a CDS encoding cytochrome c biogenesis CcdA family protein — protein sequence MLELLFAVLAGILTIAAPCTLPMLPILLGASIGRAGHLRPAMIALGFVLSFSATALLLGAITQLFDFDPNVLREAASILLLGFGLLMLWPTPFEWLSIRLNGWLDLGNSGATQREGALGGLVLGTTLGLVWTPCAGPVLGSILTLVATSKNLSWAGTLLVAYAIGAAIPMLGIAYGGQAATTRVRSLARISPRLQQGFGVVVIAFAVAAYFQYDTLIVAWLTGFYPTGQIGL from the coding sequence ATGCTCGAACTTTTGTTCGCCGTTCTCGCCGGAATTCTCACCATCGCGGCGCCCTGCACGCTGCCGATGCTGCCGATCCTGCTCGGTGCCTCGATCGGGCGCGCGGGGCACTTGCGCCCCGCGATGATCGCGCTCGGCTTCGTCCTCTCGTTCTCCGCGACCGCGCTGCTGCTGGGTGCGATCACCCAGCTGTTCGATTTCGATCCGAATGTGCTGCGCGAGGCCGCCTCGATCCTGCTGCTCGGCTTCGGCCTGTTGATGTTGTGGCCAACCCCGTTCGAATGGCTGTCGATCCGGCTCAATGGCTGGCTCGATCTCGGCAATTCCGGCGCCACGCAGCGCGAGGGCGCGCTCGGCGGCCTCGTGCTCGGCACCACGCTCGGCCTGGTCTGGACACCCTGCGCCGGCCCGGTGCTCGGCTCGATCCTGACGCTGGTTGCGACCTCGAAGAACCTGTCATGGGCCGGCACGCTGCTGGTCGCCTACGCCATCGGCGCGGCGATCCCGATGCTGGGAATAGCCTATGGCGGACAGGCCGCGACCACGCGCGTGCGCAGCCTCGCCCGGATCTCGCCGCGGCTGCAGCAGGGCTTTGGCGTCGTCGTGATCGCCTTCGCGGTCGCCGCCTATTTCCAATACGACACGCTGATCGTGGCGTGGCTCACCGGCTTCTATCCCACCGGCCAGATCGGCCTGTGA
- a CDS encoding thioredoxin family protein, whose amino-acid sequence MTFKLLTVAAALIGFTVTGAVIPGICDEAARAAPIVTAAANQESAPDFTGINNWFNSKPLSMADLRGKVVLVDFWTYGCVNCVNTLPHVTDLYAKYKDKGLVVVGVHTPEFPFERSASNVQAALKRHGITYPVAQDNASKTWNAYRNRYWPAQYIVDQNGKIVFQHEGEGSYDEIDRTVAKLLNASS is encoded by the coding sequence ATGACGTTCAAACTTCTTACCGTGGCCGCTGCATTGATCGGCTTCACCGTCACCGGCGCCGTGATCCCCGGCATCTGCGACGAGGCCGCGCGCGCTGCGCCCATTGTTACCGCTGCCGCGAACCAGGAGAGCGCCCCCGATTTCACCGGCATCAACAATTGGTTCAACTCGAAGCCGCTGAGCATGGCCGACCTCCGCGGCAAGGTCGTGCTGGTCGATTTCTGGACCTATGGCTGCGTCAACTGCGTCAACACGCTGCCGCACGTCACCGACCTCTACGCCAAGTACAAGGACAAGGGCCTCGTCGTGGTCGGCGTGCACACGCCGGAATTCCCGTTCGAGCGTTCAGCCTCCAACGTGCAGGCCGCGTTGAAGCGCCACGGCATCACCTATCCGGTGGCGCAGGACAATGCGTCCAAGACCTGGAACGCCTACCGCAACCGGTACTGGCCCGCGCAATACATCGTCGACCAGAACGGCAAGATCGTGTTCCAGCACGAAGGCGAAGGCAGCTATGACGAGATCGACCGCACGGTGGCGAAGCTGCTGAACGCGAGCAGCTGA
- a CDS encoding L,D-transpeptidase → MTDFRRLTGMFLAAIGLTLSAPQTFAQQPDRGDEPGLIADDGYQLEPEWQKQVVYFRTTEPPGTIIVSTAERHLYLVQPGGRAIRYGIGVGRDGFQWQGLVTITNKKEWPDWVPPPEMIQRQPYLPRFMAGGPGNPLGARAMYLGTTVYRIHGTNRPDTIGTKVSSGCFRLVNNDVADLYNRVPVGTKVVIRQKPEL, encoded by the coding sequence ATGACGGATTTTCGTCGCCTGACCGGGATGTTTTTGGCTGCGATCGGCCTGACCCTGTCCGCGCCTCAAACTTTCGCCCAGCAGCCCGACCGCGGCGACGAGCCGGGCCTGATCGCCGATGACGGCTATCAGCTCGAGCCGGAATGGCAGAAGCAGGTCGTCTATTTCCGCACCACCGAGCCGCCGGGCACGATCATCGTGTCGACCGCCGAACGGCACCTTTACCTGGTGCAGCCCGGCGGGCGTGCGATCCGCTACGGCATCGGCGTCGGCCGCGACGGTTTCCAGTGGCAGGGGCTCGTGACCATCACCAACAAGAAGGAATGGCCGGACTGGGTGCCGCCGCCGGAGATGATCCAGCGCCAGCCCTATCTACCGCGCTTCATGGCCGGCGGCCCCGGCAATCCGCTGGGCGCCCGCGCCATGTATCTCGGTACCACCGTCTACCGCATCCACGGCACCAACCGCCCCGACACGATCGGCACGAAGGTGTCCTCGGGCTGCTTCCGCCTCGTCAACAATGACGTCGCCGATCTCTACAATCGCGTCCCCGTCGGCACCAAGGTGGTCATCCGGCAGAAGCCCGAGCTCTAA